From Permianibacter aggregans, a single genomic window includes:
- a CDS encoding energy transducer TonB yields the protein MKASSPFVAALIALFSALSAADECTNKNLSILASTPPQYPAKACGQEGWVKIRILVAPNGHAHKVSVVESKPEGVFDLAAITAAESWKFNSHTETNRCGEYVLVFELDKSS from the coding sequence TTGAAAGCCAGCTCACCATTTGTTGCAGCTTTGATAGCCCTCTTTTCTGCATTGTCGGCAGCGGATGAATGCACGAATAAAAACCTAAGCATTCTGGCCTCAACCCCACCTCAGTACCCTGCAAAAGCTTGCGGGCAAGAAGGCTGGGTTAAAATTAGGATACTCGTGGCCCCAAATGGTCACGCGCACAAAGTAAGTGTTGTTGAGTCAAAACCAGAAGGTGTTTTTGATTTAGCGGCAATTACCGCAGCGGAAAGCTGGAAGTTTAACTCACACACAGAAACAAACCGTTGTGGTGAGTATGTGCTTGTATTTGAACTTGATAAAAGCTCATAA
- a CDS encoding ribonuclease E inhibitor RraB, whose product MKEQYKQQIELDKSTLRSLAEKGDDDQVVRLIDHTFTSDDEQKLISLSELLLLMDFSNLIIDKHHSGYFLKCTSIDCTDFHNITKTSILLNAISEEYSVHYDGWGCDVSN is encoded by the coding sequence ATGAAAGAACAATACAAACAACAAATTGAACTCGACAAATCAACGCTGAGGTCGTTAGCTGAGAAAGGCGATGACGATCAGGTAGTTAGATTAATTGATCACACATTTACATCTGATGATGAACAAAAATTGATCTCTCTTTCTGAATTGCTGCTTTTAATGGATTTTTCTAATCTCATAATTGATAAGCATCATTCAGGCTATTTTTTAAAATGCACAAGTATCGACTGCACTGACTTTCATAACATTACAAAAACATCGATTCTGCTCAATGCAATTAGCGAGGAATATTCGGTTCATTACGATGGTTGGGGTTGTGATGTATCAAATTAA
- a CDS encoding DUF1648 domain-containing protein: MLNSWSIPKFLYGVLLVVHATLIALTLENLPDPFATHFNTANEPDRWLSHHQYWLVQALISVITPALLVMLLSLSNRLPSYLINLPNKDYWLHPDRQAETQRTIIRFGWWMACIIIAFCSGMHYNLVVANQGKTPTLHGRLLLITVALFIFAIVVWLKQLHREFSAPDNSSSI; the protein is encoded by the coding sequence ATGCTTAACTCATGGTCAATACCCAAATTCCTGTACGGGGTACTCCTGGTTGTCCATGCCACACTGATCGCTTTGACGTTGGAGAACCTGCCCGACCCATTCGCGACACATTTCAATACCGCTAATGAACCGGATCGCTGGCTTTCCCATCACCAGTATTGGCTGGTACAAGCGCTAATCAGCGTAATAACTCCCGCGCTCCTTGTCATGTTGCTGAGTTTGAGCAATCGACTACCCAGCTACCTGATCAATTTGCCGAACAAGGACTATTGGCTACACCCCGACCGGCAGGCCGAAACGCAACGAACAATCATTCGTTTCGGCTGGTGGATGGCCTGCATCATCATCGCGTTCTGTAGCGGAATGCATTACAACCTCGTTGTCGCCAACCAAGGTAAAACACCAACTCTGCACGGAAGATTGCTGCTGATAACCGTCGCGCTATTTATCTTTGCGATAGTCGTATGGTTAAAGCAACTACACCGGGAATTCTCTGCTCCAGACAACTCTTCGAGTATTTGA